The DNA sequence CCTCCCtgtgtccccagccccccccgccccatccctcCCCACTGCCAGTGCCTcgccccccccctccaacccccaggcctccccggatgcccccaTGGGCTCAGGCCCCTGGTGCCCCAGACCCCTCCATGTCCTCTGCCCCCCCATTTCtctcccagcacccccccagactttcctgccccccccccactacATCCAGTACCCCACCTTCCTGGCCACCCCTGTGTCCCCAGTCCCCTGTGTCCCCAgtccccctgctgcccccagggccccccccccaacccagtgCTCCCAGACCTCTGAGTGCCCCGTtacccccagttcccccagctcccccagggcCCGCTGCTTCCCAGCACTGCCGACCTCCCTgtgcccccccatagccccccagcccccacctgGCAGCCCCCTCACGCAGTGCCCGCAGGGTCTCCGGGCGCCGTGTGCCCCTGCAGCCTGGGCACCTGGGTGCGGGCCCAAGGCGACACCTACCAGGTGGTGGCCGACGTCAGCCAGTTCGAGCCCCCCGACATCGTGGTGACCATGTCCAACTGCCACGTCGCCATCCAGGCCGAGAAGGTGAGCGGGCAGCCCCTGCCGGGAACGGCGTAACCGGCGGCTCCTGCCCCGTTGTGTCCCCCTGCTCAGGGCAACTGGGAGCTGCCCCTATTGGCGATGGGGTAACTGGGAACTCCTGCCCAACTGCATCCTCCGCTGGCTGTGGAGCAACTGGGAACTTCCCCTGCTGACAATGGTGCAACTGGGAGCTGCCCCTGGGATAACTGGGAATTGTTCCCTGATGTCACTGGGTAACTGGTAGCTGCCCCATGGTGCTCCACTCTGGTGCTGGGGCAACTGGGAAGTGCCCCCCCCACCAGACCTGGGGTAACTGGGAAGTGCCCCGGTGGCCACCATGCCCCTGGTGGCAGCGGGTCCTGTGCCCCACGGCGCCGGTGCTGCTTCCGCGCAGGTGGCCGAGGACGGCACCGTCTGTGACACCTTCACCCACAAGTGCCAGCTGCCCGAGGACACGGACCCGCTGTCGGCGACCTGCGCCCTGACCGAGGCGGGCACGCTGGTCAtcacggcgccgcgccgcgccggcaccggcgcccgccccggcgagCCCCCGCAGCCCCTCTACCGCAGCGAGGCCACGCTGTGAgcgggcgctgccccccgccaGCCGGCCGGGCACGGGGGTCTgccccgctgccccacggcctcgTGCTCCTCCGCGTGGTCAATAAAGGCTTCTCGCCCCCCTCCTCGGTGATGCTGGCTGCGTCGCGTGTGCCGGGCGCCGTGGCCGAGCCCCCGCGTGGGCAAGGGGCCCCCGGCAGCGCTGGTGCCCCCGGCTGTGCCTgtccccagcaccagcccctccgTGCCCAGGGCGCGGGGCTGCCACAGAGCTCCGGCTTGACGGCTCTCTTTATAAAGtcctttaattaaattaatataaaaatctcTGTATTTACACAGTGAGGGGCCCGGACCTGGGCACACAGCAGAAATGCAGGCAGACCCCCCACCCCCTTTGCAGGgggtggggtgctggggaggggtaAAACACGCTCCCCGTGGGCGCCCCCAGCCTGATGCCCCTTTGCCCCACACcactgcccagggcagggggaccctaGGGGACGGGGCACCAAGGGTGGGCTCGCAGGCATGGGGCGAGCagcgctggggggcactgggctgGCGGGTGGCAGAGGTAGAGAAGTAGGAAGCCCAGGGAGGTGGGCAtagtggcggtgggggggggcctgggcAGGCAGGGGGGCACCCCGGGCACAGCCAGCCCCCAAGCACGGGGTGCATTTCACTGGCACTGGATTGAAGGCATCCCCCGTGCGGGCGggcatggggcaggcaggaggggggcagcccctggcCCCCCACCCCGTGCCGGCGTCACCCTCGTGCCGCAGCGTGGCAGCGGGCACGCCGGCGTCCCCGGCTCACTGGCTCTTGTCCGgggcggcctcgtcggcggggcCGGCCTCGCGGGGCATGGGGTGGTGCTGGTGGCGGTCCCAGAGCTGGCGGATGTCGGTGGTGTCGGGCTCGCTGGCGCTGGTGGTGCTGTCGCGGAAGCTGGCGAGCGGCGGGCGCACCTTCACCCCCTTGGCCGTCAGCGAGCCCTCGATGGCCTTGCGCAGCTGCGGGCACCGGCGGGCACCGTGAGCAGGCGGCTCCGCGCAGCGCCCGCTGCCGCGGCGCCCCAGGTCTGCCTGCTCCCTGCAACGCGCCCGCCACCGTGCCGCGCTCACCTCCTTGAGCGACACCATGCCCACCAGTCGCCCGATGCTGGTGACGTACGCGTGGTCGAGGCCCAGCAGCGAGAAGATGGTGTGGGTCTGCAAGAGGGAGGGGGCTCAGCGGCCGAGGGCCACGGTGCAGGGGGCTTGGCCGGGCCACGGTGGGGACGTGGGACGGGTGCCCGGCGCGGGCGCACCTTGTGCAGCGACGTGTGCTCCACCAGCTGGAAGGGTGCGGGGTCGATCTTGGCGCTGCTGAAGTCCACGGGCTggtccagctgctgctcctcccACTCCAGCACCTGGGGGGcagaggccatggggcagggtaGGGGGACAGAGTCAGGGAGTGAagcctcctgcccccttcctgtgCCAGGGGGCTCCAGCGAgggcacctccccccccccaaccaggcaCCCAGCACTGTGGGGGCACCAGAGTCCTTCCCTTCCATGCTCGGCACCTTTTGGGACCTCCGGGGTCCCGGTGGGGCAGGGGTGCCCAGTGGCACTGCCAGCTCCCCCGTCTCACCTCTGATGGGGTCATCTTGTCACCCAGGTCCAGATCCTCCTGCAAAAGAGGCGGCTGTGAGCAGGCCTGGCAGGGCACTGGGATGGCACGGAGCGGGCAGGGTGCAGGCATGGCGCGGGCAGGGAGCCGGCACGGAGCAGGTGGGCGCAGGCAGGGCACGGGCAGGGTGAAGGCAGAGTGTGGGCAATGTGCATGCACTCCACAGGCAGGACGTGGGTAAGGTGCAGGTAGGGCATGGGCAGGGTgtgggcagggtgcaggcagggtgcaggtggGCTGCAGGCATGGTGTGAGCAGAGTGCAAGCAGGGCATGGGCAGGGCGCAGGCAGGGTGTGGGCAAGGTGCAGgtggggtgcaggcagggcataGGCAGGGAGCAGGTGAGGTGCAACAGGGTGCAAGTAGggtgcaggcagggagcaggtggggtgcagtggggtgcagaCGGGG is a window from the Struthio camelus isolate bStrCam1 chromosome 9, bStrCam1.hap1, whole genome shotgun sequence genome containing:
- the LOC138068182 gene encoding heat shock protein beta-7-like, with the protein product MASLSSYRAERISTYSQGPGAGEPRFEGDRRHGPFGARAHDTFGYPGSPGAVCPCSLGTWVRAQGDTYQVVADVSQFEPPDIVVTMSNCHVAIQAEKVAEDGTVCDTFTHKCQLPEDTDPLSATCALTEAGTLVITAPRRAGTGARPGEPPQPLYRSEATL